The Candidatus Rhabdochlamydia sp. T3358 genome has a window encoding:
- a CDS encoding leucine-rich repeat domain-containing protein: protein MNTRISETKSPPSAFDSFERYSRMLNSLAGRIAIVIASVLYNIIALPFAAVSYLAQKVVTVWNESKRSDVRKAAKAFVNQTQGTTPYLDPIEVMIESKKEEERIALAAKKQEAIKKRQMDIRQKVDEQIAAKALSYKGFDGVLESWGNKAPKFENREEAVKRIKKVMLTNGTSLDLSNLQLSSLPDVFLPNLSGNARFLNNIQKLNLKGNNFTGIPESIKNLRSLEELSLEGNQIAVLPKEALEKLITLQVLNLKGNQITVLPENIFDNLKALLDLDLGNNQIREFPKNIFDNLELRSLSLKANELKALPESFNKLLPSLRMLNLKDNPISKDDLKMIKQQKHKDLRFFYDTNIGAQFKKKKDKVLRHTSEVFKTLGKAS, encoded by the coding sequence ATGAATACAAGAATAAGTGAAACAAAAAGCCCTCCTTCGGCTTTTGACAGCTTTGAACGATATAGCCGTATGCTTAACTCATTAGCAGGCCGTATAGCTATTGTTATAGCCAGCGTTTTATATAATATTATAGCCCTTCCATTTGCAGCCGTTTCTTATTTGGCACAAAAAGTAGTGACTGTTTGGAATGAAAGCAAAAGATCGGATGTGAGAAAGGCTGCTAAGGCTTTTGTCAATCAAACTCAGGGTACTACGCCTTATCTCGATCCAATAGAAGTAATGATAGAATCAAAGAAAGAAGAGGAAAGAATAGCACTTGCTGCTAAAAAACAGGAGGCTATTAAGAAAAGACAGATGGACATTAGGCAAAAAGTTGATGAGCAGATAGCAGCAAAAGCCCTTTCCTACAAAGGATTTGATGGAGTTTTAGAAAGCTGGGGAAATAAAGCTCCTAAATTCGAAAATCGGGAGGAAGCTGTAAAACGAATTAAAAAAGTCATGCTTACAAATGGAACAAGTTTAGATTTATCAAACTTGCAGTTAAGCTCTTTACCAGATGTTTTTTTACCAAACCTTTCTGGTAATGCACGTTTTTTAAATAATATACAAAAATTAAATCTTAAAGGTAATAATTTTACAGGTATACCTGAATCCATAAAAAATCTAAGATCCTTAGAGGAGCTAAGTCTTGAAGGTAATCAGATTGCAGTATTGCCTAAAGAAGCATTGGAAAAGTTAATAACATTACAAGTGCTAAATCTTAAGGGTAATCAGATTACAGTATTGCCTGAAAACATATTTGATAATCTAAAGGCATTACTAGATTTAGACCTGGGAAATAATCAGATTAGAGAATTTCCTAAAAACATATTTGATAATTTAGAATTAAGATCATTGTCTCTTAAAGCAAATGAGCTTAAAGCTCTGCCTGAATCATTTAACAAGTTATTACCATCATTACGAATGCTAAATCTTAAGGATAACCCAATTAGTAAAGATGATCTAAAAATGATAAAGCAGCAGAAACATAAGGATCTTAGATTCTTCTATGACACAAATATAGGCGCACAATTTAAGAAGAAAAAAGATAAAGTTTTAAGACACACTTCAGAAGTGTTTAAAACTTTAGGAAAAGCTTCTTAA
- the cyoA gene encoding ubiquinol oxidase subunit II, with amino-acid sequence MKKKCKVLFFILLSLAVIVLSLVYLSNTDIAVLNPKGMIAVKERNLLIKITLIMLIVVIPVFILTWVISWKYREGNKAKYTPDWDKHLLSESIWWGLPCAIVLAMSILVWKSSHELDPFKPLESDKRPLRIQVVALQWKWLFIYPEQGIATVNFLQFPEQTPINFEITADAPMNSFWIPELGGQIYAMPGMQTKLHLIANEKGSFRGSSANLSGRGFAGMKFIAKAISQADFYQWVDSLNESSDFLNLAEYIRLAEPSENNPVTSYVLEKQDLYDWIVRKYTMPRMD; translated from the coding sequence ATGAAAAAGAAATGCAAAGTCTTATTTTTCATTTTACTCTCTTTAGCTGTAATAGTTTTGTCTCTAGTGTATTTAAGCAATACTGACATTGCTGTCTTAAATCCTAAGGGAATGATTGCAGTAAAAGAGCGCAATTTGCTTATCAAGATCACTTTGATCATGCTTATTGTCGTTATTCCTGTTTTTATTCTTACATGGGTTATTTCTTGGAAATATAGAGAGGGGAACAAGGCTAAATATACACCGGATTGGGATAAACATTTGCTGTCTGAATCTATCTGGTGGGGACTTCCTTGTGCTATTGTTCTAGCAATGTCAATATTGGTTTGGAAAAGCTCTCATGAGTTAGATCCGTTCAAACCCCTTGAATCAGATAAGAGGCCTCTTAGAATACAGGTAGTTGCATTGCAATGGAAATGGCTGTTTATTTACCCAGAACAGGGCATTGCAACTGTTAATTTTTTGCAATTTCCAGAACAAACCCCGATTAACTTTGAAATAACTGCAGATGCTCCTATGAATTCTTTTTGGATTCCAGAGCTAGGTGGTCAGATTTATGCAATGCCTGGGATGCAAACCAAGTTGCATCTTATAGCTAATGAAAAGGGGAGCTTTAGAGGTTCATCAGCTAATTTAAGTGGACGGGGATTTGCGGGGATGAAGTTTATTGCTAAAGCTATTTCTCAAGCCGATTTCTATCAATGGGTGGATTCATTAAACGAGTCCTCTGACTTTCTTAACCTAGCTGAATATATCAGATTAGCAGAGCCTAGTGAAAATAACCCTGTGACTTCTTATGTGCTAGAAAAGCAAGACTTATATGATTGGATTGTTAGGAAATATACGATGCCAAGGATGGATTGA